Proteins encoded together in one Bradyrhizobium sp. CB82 window:
- a CDS encoding tyrosine-type recombinase/integrase, which yields MEWTEIDWDANRWTIRAAKMKAGWDHVIPLWRQALAILRRVQQINGHRRYVFACAKDAPSSNATLCHRLRALGIDTKTEHCAHGFRTTFSTLCHHEEFNEAKAWDSDVIELQLAHLDSCSVRAIYRRHGPLALIGSRARLMQHWADRVDGFADPKKIESFAQPDGTGGAVRGRWLVRLTV from the coding sequence ATGGAATGGACCGAAATCGATTGGGATGCCAACCGCTGGACCATCCGGGCGGCGAAGATGAAAGCCGGATGGGACCATGTGATCCCGCTGTGGCGCCAAGCTCTCGCAATCCTGCGGCGCGTGCAACAGATCAATGGTCATCGGCGCTACGTGTTCGCTTGCGCCAAAGACGCGCCGTCGTCTAACGCGACCCTCTGTCATCGGTTGCGCGCTCTCGGCATCGACACTAAGACCGAACATTGCGCCCATGGCTTCCGCACGACGTTCTCAACCCTTTGCCATCATGAGGAATTCAACGAAGCGAAGGCATGGGACAGTGATGTCATCGAATTACAGCTGGCGCATCTCGATAGTTGCTCGGTAAGGGCGATTTACAGGCGGCACGGGCCGCTGGCATTGATCGGCTCGCGCGCCAGGCTGATGCAGCATTGGGCTGACCGGGTCGATGGCTTTGCAGATCCAAAAAAGATCGAGTCGTTCGCACAACCCGACGGTACAGGAGGCGCGGTTCGCGGGCGGTGGCTTGTTCGTCTAACGGTATGA
- a CDS encoding DUF4194 domain-containing protein, which produces MLRDLSKLIDDEDSEGGDGDRLQKELRQAAQSLWRTQFIYENDWGMKTSYELLRRYMSYFENLFDALGYRVVGRPNDGYVGLVANELPPRQSMKLDESLLLLVLRLHYEEAFTRFEAKEFGEVEVESEQILQIYEDRTHRERPNFGRVKEILAGFKQRGLVRIEDRDDRNFTLFLRPALPIVVSKDTLGSLEEFVSRSTAATARTEAASEVQA; this is translated from the coding sequence ATGCTGCGTGATCTTTCCAAACTGATCGACGACGAGGACTCCGAGGGCGGCGACGGCGACCGGCTGCAGAAGGAGCTGCGCCAGGCCGCGCAGTCGCTCTGGCGCACCCAGTTCATCTACGAAAACGACTGGGGCATGAAGACGTCGTACGAGCTACTCCGTCGCTACATGAGCTACTTCGAGAACCTGTTCGATGCGCTCGGTTACCGCGTCGTGGGCAGGCCAAACGACGGCTATGTCGGCCTGGTGGCGAACGAGCTACCTCCCCGTCAGAGCATGAAGCTCGATGAGAGCCTGCTCCTGCTGGTGTTGCGGCTCCACTACGAGGAGGCGTTCACGCGGTTCGAGGCCAAGGAATTTGGTGAGGTGGAGGTCGAGAGCGAGCAGATCCTGCAGATCTACGAGGACCGGACCCATCGCGAACGGCCCAACTTCGGGCGGGTCAAGGAAATCCTGGCGGGCTTTAAGCAGCGTGGACTCGTGAGGATCGAGGATCGAGACGACAGGAACTTCACCCTGTTCCTACGTCCCGCTTTGCCGATCGTCGTCTCCAAGGACACGCTCGGCTCGCTCGAAGAGTTCGTCTCGCGCTCGACCGCGGCGACGGCAAGGACCGAAGCCGCGAGCGAGGTGCAGGCGTGA
- a CDS encoding Wadjet anti-phage system protein JetD domain-containing protein: MSDVRTTDPGVEFLERLLERSERNPDRSRPATAAPEYDRLSTAQLVSRFHDLMAAAERFGAVEVQRGKRERGHLIERVRVRDPELLARHLGRPTAPATAQRVRQDLLPVAAAGEPWVVTLLDEMTAKWSRGETAYRLTAAQADAATEFFTLLASISREEARGLDARTFSLKATDDTKTFDRHASRLAAVIAVRIGQPGAAADVVWTHIGLERFSHPVHMRGPIAVEGGIGRLIDGRAKPFASVHPEMLSQLSILERPTAILTIENYASFNRQVREIEDGSLVVYTGGFPTAGVIELLAKVLRLLPAELPFLHWGDVDAGGLRIFRNLEQNLPRGPRPHLMTRELAERAGQPADADPSLVSIAKSDSAIRELAEWLAFGSDVRHLEQEALEPAPPSINWLSPSW, encoded by the coding sequence ATGAGCGACGTTCGTACGACGGATCCGGGCGTCGAATTCCTCGAGCGGCTGCTGGAGCGGAGCGAGCGCAACCCTGATCGCTCACGACCGGCAACCGCAGCCCCGGAGTACGACAGGCTCTCGACCGCGCAGCTGGTGAGCCGTTTTCACGATCTGATGGCCGCAGCGGAGAGGTTCGGCGCCGTTGAGGTGCAGCGGGGCAAGAGGGAGCGGGGCCACCTGATCGAGCGGGTCCGCGTTCGCGATCCTGAGCTGCTCGCCAGGCATCTCGGACGTCCGACTGCGCCGGCGACCGCTCAACGCGTCAGACAGGACTTGCTTCCGGTCGCAGCGGCCGGAGAACCGTGGGTCGTAACCCTATTGGACGAGATGACCGCTAAGTGGTCTCGCGGCGAGACCGCCTATCGCCTAACAGCCGCTCAGGCCGATGCCGCCACGGAGTTCTTCACGCTGCTAGCGTCCATCTCGCGAGAGGAGGCTCGCGGACTGGACGCGCGCACCTTCTCTCTCAAGGCAACGGACGATACGAAGACCTTCGATCGCCACGCATCGAGGCTTGCCGCCGTCATCGCCGTTCGGATCGGCCAGCCTGGCGCGGCGGCCGACGTGGTCTGGACGCACATCGGGCTGGAGCGTTTCAGTCATCCTGTTCATATGAGGGGGCCTATTGCCGTGGAGGGGGGGATCGGTCGTCTGATCGATGGCCGTGCCAAGCCGTTCGCCTCAGTCCATCCGGAGATGCTCTCGCAGCTGTCGATTTTGGAGCGGCCGACCGCCATCCTGACAATCGAGAACTACGCGAGCTTCAATCGGCAGGTTCGCGAGATCGAGGACGGCAGCCTGGTCGTGTACACCGGCGGCTTCCCGACGGCGGGGGTCATCGAGCTTCTAGCTAAGGTTCTGAGGCTCCTGCCGGCCGAGCTGCCGTTCCTTCACTGGGGTGATGTGGACGCCGGCGGCCTGCGGATCTTCAGGAATCTTGAGCAAAATCTGCCCCGCGGGCCTCGTCCTCACTTGATGACCAGGGAGCTGGCCGAGCGAGCGGGCCAGCCGGCAGATGCGGATCCGAGTCTCGTCTCGATCGCAAAATCCGACAGTGCAATCCGTGAGCTTGCGGAGTGGTTGGCGTTCGGATCTGACGTGCGTCACCTGGAGCAGGAGGCGCTGGAGCCGGCGCCGCCCTCAATTAACTGGCTTTCACCATCGTGGTGA
- a CDS encoding SbcC/MukB-like Walker B domain-containing protein gives MIELRRIILVDWYLFRAQQVDMRGMTAIIGPNGAGKSAIIDAVQTVLSGASMASIRFNPSAQSNVRSKRTLRDYCLGVVSLDEKGERSEPTRQHSYTYIILVFENLEDGAEVSLGVAFSASASRSDESCEARFIAKGALTKDDILAVVGDDEVETLQWHAVRNALRARKIEVDDAFSSATDFVAESLRALSPAGFPLDPRRFQKAFRNALLLKPVDNPTEFVRNYVLDVQPIQVDRLRRGIEHWRSLTRRIEELKAQSASLAGILRIVGRAVENERVIAITSWQIARLEWEKFRRETRRQEEALAKLRSTAGKAEVEATAAAARHARLDAEHKTIELSIRTSDAEQLAQMYESDKTATLSQRANAMVPIKDIDGLVASIKKAVELNLLVRRDDLLHALLSAVVVARGRAPLSEWDKTLPEGWRDSASHLDAALVAVDQERLSAVRKAFSDVHFNARVATKDLQDRIDQIDSNLRRMEQGLSPIERGTRDLIDQLRSHGIEAEPLCDLVEIRDDRWRMAAEAVLGRSREALIVEPGRAVRALEIYREGGEYSFQRAEVINTTKTDSTRAAEKGSLALIISTENRHVRAFLNYRLGRLMMVETMDRMVAAENAITPDRMMQGGRTVRRLPKPEYLKLGRATQTQMRQQLQAERQELTLQLAERAREVGRLEEEARLFEDMFARFQKLIEAGLTCVGSGEVLSAFDRKLAEIGKNIEDAKRNRDPKLVADLERLAGEVETAGRRKSETQKAFDNAKSARDKADGAHEDYLKNNREALSAARRDRARQMRDTFPQSPAMREYQGQVPAIATESIQNLIAGFVADRDRRSTDRRSSLMREMTGAMNKHGQEFHVVPPFTAEEATPSAVEQWAAAEKERLDAHELVQYEEQCRNAATEMTSAFRDDLLHRLDDAFTGIKATLKELNRHLEDRQFHGRDYYSFKALEAPTHVDMIELVEESRKLEFNLPLFEDRSEDANSPMMRAVRQIEEILANPEARTEEIEDPRKYFNFELYIQDAEGKIRSSLTSRAGTGSGGEGQLPFYIAIGASLAATYQNRRTGESGLSLAIFDEAFNRLDTKAIGQCSEFMRDLGLQVMLATPDEKRHVFMEVVDTVVNVNRLGNQVMIDTEFLTEKARDAIVAIDPYRKGFDVFKSELIAAEKAEAVPRDQAAE, from the coding sequence GTGATCGAACTGCGTCGCATCATCCTCGTCGACTGGTACCTGTTCCGGGCGCAGCAGGTCGATATGCGCGGCATGACCGCGATCATAGGCCCGAACGGGGCGGGAAAATCGGCGATCATCGACGCTGTACAGACCGTGCTCTCCGGCGCAAGCATGGCCAGCATCCGCTTCAATCCGAGCGCCCAGAGCAACGTTAGGAGCAAGCGGACGCTGCGCGACTACTGCCTCGGCGTGGTCTCGCTCGACGAGAAAGGCGAGCGGTCCGAGCCGACGCGGCAGCATTCCTACACCTACATCATCCTGGTCTTCGAGAATCTGGAAGACGGCGCGGAGGTAAGCCTGGGCGTGGCTTTTTCGGCATCGGCATCGAGAAGCGACGAGTCCTGCGAGGCACGCTTCATCGCCAAGGGAGCGCTGACCAAAGACGACATCCTCGCTGTCGTCGGCGACGACGAGGTCGAAACGTTGCAGTGGCATGCCGTGCGCAACGCTCTGCGCGCTCGCAAAATCGAAGTGGACGACGCGTTCTCGAGCGCAACCGACTTCGTGGCTGAATCGCTCAGGGCCTTGTCGCCGGCGGGGTTTCCGCTCGATCCCAGGCGCTTCCAAAAGGCTTTCCGGAATGCCCTGCTGCTGAAGCCGGTCGACAATCCTACGGAATTCGTCCGGAACTACGTTCTGGACGTTCAGCCCATCCAGGTCGATAGGCTTCGGCGTGGTATCGAGCATTGGCGTTCTCTGACGCGCCGCATTGAGGAATTGAAGGCCCAAAGCGCGAGCCTTGCCGGGATCTTGCGGATTGTCGGCCGTGCAGTCGAAAACGAGCGGGTTATCGCAATCACTAGCTGGCAGATCGCCCGTCTGGAATGGGAGAAGTTTCGGCGGGAGACCAGACGGCAGGAAGAGGCTCTCGCGAAGCTCCGGAGCACGGCAGGTAAGGCCGAAGTCGAGGCGACCGCGGCCGCGGCTAGGCACGCCAGGCTCGACGCCGAGCACAAGACTATCGAGCTATCGATCAGGACCAGCGACGCCGAGCAGCTTGCCCAGATGTACGAGTCGGACAAGACCGCAACTCTGAGCCAGCGTGCCAACGCCATGGTGCCGATCAAGGACATCGATGGTCTCGTCGCGTCGATTAAGAAGGCCGTCGAACTCAATCTGCTGGTCCGTCGCGACGACCTGCTGCACGCGCTGCTGAGCGCGGTCGTCGTCGCGCGGGGCAGGGCGCCGCTTTCCGAGTGGGACAAGACGCTTCCGGAGGGATGGAGGGACAGCGCCTCTCATCTCGACGCCGCTCTTGTCGCCGTCGACCAGGAGCGACTTTCTGCGGTCCGCAAGGCGTTCTCGGATGTCCATTTCAATGCCCGCGTCGCGACCAAGGATCTCCAGGATCGTATCGATCAGATCGACAGCAATCTCAGGCGAATGGAGCAGGGGCTGAGCCCCATCGAGCGTGGGACCCGGGATTTGATCGATCAGCTTCGTTCGCATGGCATCGAAGCCGAACCCTTGTGCGACTTGGTGGAAATCCGCGACGATAGGTGGCGGATGGCGGCCGAAGCCGTCCTGGGTCGCTCCCGTGAGGCGCTGATCGTCGAGCCCGGTCGTGCCGTCCGCGCCCTGGAGATCTACCGGGAGGGCGGGGAATATTCATTCCAACGCGCCGAGGTCATCAACACGACCAAGACCGACAGCACGCGAGCGGCCGAAAAGGGTTCGCTGGCGCTGATCATCAGCACGGAAAACCGGCATGTGCGCGCCTTCCTGAACTATCGGCTCGGCCGGCTGATGATGGTGGAGACCATGGACAGGATGGTCGCCGCCGAGAACGCCATCACGCCCGACCGCATGATGCAGGGCGGTCGGACGGTCCGGCGGCTTCCTAAGCCGGAGTACCTAAAGCTCGGACGCGCCACGCAGACCCAGATGCGTCAGCAACTTCAGGCCGAGCGGCAAGAGCTCACGCTGCAGCTCGCCGAACGGGCTCGCGAAGTTGGACGGCTGGAAGAAGAGGCGCGGCTGTTCGAGGACATGTTCGCCCGCTTCCAGAAGTTGATCGAAGCTGGTCTGACCTGCGTCGGCAGCGGCGAGGTCCTTTCTGCTTTCGATCGCAAGCTCGCCGAGATCGGAAAGAACATCGAGGACGCCAAGCGGAACCGCGATCCCAAGCTCGTCGCCGATCTGGAGCGCCTCGCCGGCGAAGTCGAGACGGCCGGCCGTAGGAAGTCGGAGACGCAGAAGGCCTTTGATAATGCGAAAAGCGCTCGAGACAAGGCCGACGGAGCGCACGAGGACTACCTGAAAAACAACCGCGAAGCCTTGTCGGCGGCGCGGCGCGACCGCGCGCGCCAGATGCGGGATACCTTTCCACAATCACCGGCCATGCGTGAGTACCAGGGGCAGGTCCCGGCGATCGCCACCGAATCCATACAGAATCTCATCGCCGGCTTTGTCGCGGATCGGGATCGCCGCTCGACGGATCGCCGCTCGAGTCTCATGCGCGAAATGACTGGTGCGATGAACAAGCACGGTCAGGAATTCCATGTTGTGCCGCCCTTCACCGCGGAAGAAGCGACGCCGTCGGCCGTCGAGCAGTGGGCCGCGGCGGAAAAGGAGCGCCTCGACGCGCACGAACTGGTCCAGTATGAGGAGCAGTGCCGGAACGCCGCGACCGAGATGACCTCGGCATTCCGGGATGATCTCCTCCATCGCCTCGACGACGCCTTCACCGGCATCAAGGCCACCCTGAAAGAGCTCAACCGCCACTTGGAGGATCGTCAGTTCCACGGTCGGGACTACTACTCATTCAAGGCGCTGGAAGCCCCGACCCATGTCGACATGATCGAGCTCGTCGAGGAGTCCCGCAAGCTGGAATTCAATCTGCCGCTTTTCGAAGATCGCAGCGAGGACGCCAATTCGCCCATGATGCGGGCCGTGCGCCAGATCGAGGAGATCCTGGCGAATCCCGAGGCTCGGACCGAGGAAATCGAGGATCCGCGCAAGTATTTCAACTTCGAACTCTACATCCAGGATGCCGAAGGCAAAATCCGATCGTCGCTGACGAGCCGCGCGGGCACGGGATCCGGTGGTGAAGGCCAGTTGCCGTTCTACATCGCCATTGGTGCCTCGTTGGCCGCCACGTACCAGAACCGGCGCACCGGCGAGAGCGGACTGTCACTTGCCATCTTCGACGAGGCCTTCAACCGCCTGGATACCAAGGCCATCGGCCAGTGTTCGGAATTCATGCGTGATCTCGGCCTCCAGGTCATGCTGGCTACCCCCGACGAAAAGCGCCATGTGTTCATGGAAGTGGTCGACACTGTCGTGAACGTGAACAGGCTGGGCAACCAGGTGATGATCGACACCGAATTCCTGACGGAGAAGGCCCGCGACGCCATCGTTGCCATCGATCCATACCGCAAGGGCTTCGACGTGTTCAAATCCGAGCTGATCGCTGCCGAGAAGGCTGAAGCTGTCCCGCGGGACCAGGCTGCGGAATGA
- a CDS encoding Wadjet anti-phage system protein JetA family protein, which yields MKLFGYLPETLFRPLSGPKKHVYARLLMRLYERIYSARILETPLREEVVKQIEIGLSEFGIGSMRDLSEGDPEEDQTTSQAHYLAYYRLRDTGWLTEETEKWRTYVDMNPDAFMVLGAITDFGNSRVRVAGAVVDVKNNLEAAYREPETMAQGLANAHDTALRFARSMRRILAGMHEIEDGILGNPNAAAILRTFFQDFVDGLLIADYKQLKTSNNPYRHRRTIASLAGDMLADAECLGKIARAYIEQAVMAAGATIATAEERVIAELEKIKSVFEDVGPFMDKIEDFRDRLERRIRTTVHYMDVMGEGSAERIVRLIEQLSKIGGDQVEIRLRSPDVGLPVTSLALYTPAPPKAPPERTRFKVPKQDPYLRAYVQATTEFDRMVRVSDQKLLEFARRQMQGRDAVSSAEIEIESIPDLFAYRALPNLAAVGRSVRLGEFTIKLEEGRTANDWIDVTAFRIERVRTSADAA from the coding sequence ATGAAGCTGTTTGGCTATCTTCCGGAGACCCTTTTCAGGCCCTTATCGGGGCCGAAGAAGCACGTCTATGCCCGGCTTCTAATGCGCCTCTACGAGAGAATCTACTCCGCTCGCATCCTTGAGACGCCGCTCAGGGAAGAGGTCGTGAAGCAGATCGAGATCGGGCTCTCCGAGTTCGGGATCGGATCGATGCGCGATCTTTCCGAAGGCGATCCCGAGGAGGACCAGACCACAAGCCAGGCCCACTACCTCGCCTACTACCGATTGCGTGATACCGGCTGGCTCACGGAAGAGACCGAGAAATGGCGCACCTACGTCGACATGAACCCGGACGCGTTCATGGTCCTAGGTGCGATCACGGACTTCGGCAACAGCCGTGTGCGTGTCGCCGGCGCGGTTGTCGACGTCAAAAATAACCTGGAGGCCGCGTACCGGGAGCCGGAAACGATGGCCCAGGGACTCGCCAACGCGCACGACACTGCTTTGCGGTTCGCCCGCAGCATGCGCCGCATCCTCGCCGGCATGCATGAGATTGAGGACGGCATTCTGGGCAATCCGAACGCGGCGGCCATCCTTCGCACGTTCTTCCAGGACTTCGTCGACGGGTTGCTGATCGCCGACTACAAGCAGCTCAAGACGTCCAACAATCCGTACCGTCATCGCCGCACGATCGCTTCTTTGGCGGGCGACATGCTCGCGGACGCCGAGTGCCTCGGCAAGATCGCACGCGCCTACATCGAGCAGGCTGTCATGGCCGCGGGCGCCACGATTGCCACGGCCGAGGAACGCGTCATCGCGGAGCTCGAGAAGATCAAGAGCGTGTTCGAGGACGTCGGACCGTTCATGGACAAGATCGAGGACTTTCGGGATCGGCTCGAACGCCGCATCCGAACCACCGTGCACTATATGGACGTCATGGGAGAGGGCTCAGCCGAGCGGATCGTCCGGTTGATCGAGCAGCTCTCGAAGATCGGCGGCGACCAGGTCGAGATCCGTCTGAGATCGCCGGATGTCGGTCTGCCAGTCACATCGCTTGCGCTGTACACGCCGGCGCCGCCGAAGGCGCCGCCCGAGCGGACGCGCTTCAAAGTGCCGAAGCAGGATCCCTATCTGCGCGCCTACGTCCAGGCCACGACCGAGTTCGATCGGATGGTGCGCGTGTCCGATCAGAAGCTGCTCGAGTTCGCTCGCAGGCAGATGCAAGGCCGCGATGCCGTGTCATCCGCAGAGATCGAGATCGAGAGCATTCCAGATCTCTTCGCGTACCGCGCCTTGCCAAACCTGGCTGCGGTCGGTCGCTCCGTGCGGTTGGGCGAATTCACGATCAAGCTCGAGGAGGGGCGCACAGCCAACGACTGGATTGACGTGACCGCCTTCCGAATCGAGAGAGTGAGGACCTCGGCCGATGCTGCGTGA
- a CDS encoding metallophosphoesterase, with the protein MRIWTMSDVHVELTHGWDLPSGEARPHFDVFVVAGDLVTRAERGVRWLLERVPDRPVIYVMGNHEAYGGDVDRTHEKAKAAAAGTNVHALENEAVRIDGVTFVCCTLWTDFALLGDPRRAMAVAARKMNDFRKIRTSRYVERFRPIHALAKHQHSRAFLETELRKPRGSDEKLVVVTHHAPHPGDLAPSDPLTSDEILSAAYRSDLTALMSLAPDDGRGALRPPNLWIYGHTHESLDLLVGETRVVSNAKGYGPWPGQPRTWDNENFNQNLVIEI; encoded by the coding sequence GTGCGCATTTGGACCATGTCCGACGTACACGTCGAACTGACGCACGGATGGGACCTGCCGTCCGGAGAGGCGCGTCCACATTTCGACGTCTTTGTCGTAGCAGGCGACCTGGTCACGAGGGCCGAACGCGGCGTTCGGTGGTTGTTGGAGCGCGTGCCAGACCGGCCCGTCATCTACGTCATGGGCAACCATGAAGCCTACGGGGGCGACGTCGATCGCACGCACGAGAAGGCCAAGGCCGCGGCCGCCGGAACCAATGTGCACGCGCTAGAGAACGAGGCTGTCCGGATCGACGGCGTGACCTTCGTGTGCTGCACGCTGTGGACCGATTTCGCCTTGCTCGGCGATCCGCGGCGCGCGATGGCCGTCGCCGCCCGCAAGATGAACGACTTTCGGAAGATCCGGACCTCCCGGTATGTCGAGCGCTTCCGGCCGATCCACGCCCTCGCCAAGCATCAGCATTCGCGCGCGTTCCTGGAAACCGAGCTCCGCAAGCCGCGCGGCAGCGACGAGAAGCTGGTGGTGGTGACGCATCACGCGCCGCATCCGGGCGATCTGGCCCCGTCAGACCCGCTGACCTCGGACGAGATCCTGAGCGCGGCGTACCGCTCCGACCTCACCGCGCTGATGTCGCTGGCACCCGACGACGGACGGGGCGCGCTGCGACCGCCGAACCTCTGGATCTACGGCCACACCCACGAATCCCTCGACTTATTGGTCGGGGAGACGCGGGTGGTCTCGAACGCGAAGGGCTACGGCCCGTGGCCTGGCCAGCCGCGCACCTGGGACAACGAGAACTTCAACCAGAACCTCGTCATCGAAATCTAA